The sequence GGAGAAGGTGACCCCGCCGCCCGACTGGTCGAAGAAGATCGTGTCCCGATCGATCGCCGCCATGACCTCGCCAACGCTCATCTCCCGCCCGGCCAGCTGACGGGCGCCCGTTAGGCAGGCCGCGGCACAGCGTCCGCACTGCCGGCACCTGGCCGCATCGGTGATGGAGAGTGCGCCCACCGGCCCCCCGACGGCTATCGCCCCGTTAGGGCAGGCCTTCACGCATTCACCGCAACCGGTGCAACGTTCGTCTCGGAACAATAGGTCGGGCGTAGTCTCGATGCCCTCGGGGTTGTGGCACCACCGGCAGCGCAGCGGGCAGCCTTTGAGAAAGACGGTTATCCGGATGCCCGGGCCGTCCCGGGTCGAGAACCGCATGATGTCGAAGACGCGTCCGCTCTGATTCAATGGACTCCCCTTTTCCTGCCCCGAAGACGCCTGCCTGACCCGCGAGGAGGGTTCGACACCCCGGCGCCGGCCACCTTTCGTGACAGCAGGCCGCGACGCCCCCGCGGGGTCTCCCGCCCCGCCGAAGGTCTGGTCGGATTATTGGACCAGGCTCGGCGGAGAGGGCAGTAAGACCAGTCCTGAGCGTCTGGTACCAAGACCGGGTCCTCCAGGGAGGATTTGGGCATCGCTCCAAGAATGGGCAAGGAGGGGCCTTTTGCCTTCCGCAACGGTGCCTCGACAGTGCGTTAAGGAGGACGAGTGAGTAGATGAGGGCTGCAGCTGGGAAAGTAATCGCCGCGCTCTGTGCCGTCTTACTCCTATCCGTGGCGTTGCCTTCACTCGCCCCCGTATCGGCCGCGGGAGTCCAGCCCACGTGGGTCCTCGGGCCGACCCGGGAATGGGGCTACGGGGGCCCGGGCAGCCTCAGCGAGGGGCTGGCCCTGGTGGAGAAGAACGGTAAGTACGGGTTCATCGACAAGACCGGCAAGCTCGTCATCGGGTATCAGTTCAACGACGCCTACGGCTTCAGCGACGGACTGGCGGCCGTGCAAGTGAAAGACAAATGGGGATTCATCAACAAGACCGGCCAGTACGTGATCACCCCGCGGTTCCCGGCGGTGTCGAGCGGCTTCAGCGAAGGCTTCGCCATCGTCTACGACGACACCGGGGACCACAAGTTCATCGACAAGACCGGGGCCATAGTCCTTCCGCAGCTCTACAACATCCTTGGGAGCTTCCACGAAGGGCTGGCGGCTATCTCTAACGCCGATTACCAGACCGGCTTCGTCGACACCACCGGGGCCTATGTCATTTCCCCGAGGTTCGATTCGATCGGACGAGGGGGGTTCGCTGACGGGCTGGCTCCGGTGAAGGTCAGCGTGAGCATGTTCGGCAAGATGTTCGGCTATACGGACAAGACGGGGACGCTGGCCTTCCCGGCCAAGTTCGCCACAGCTTACAGCTTCAGCGACGGCTTGGCCAGGGTCCTGGACGACCTCATCGGCGGACACTGGGGGTTCATCGACAAGACCGGCGAGTATGTCATCCCCGCCCAGTTCGAGGAGGTCGATGCCTTCAGCGAGGGGCTGGCCCCGGTCAGGCTGCCGGACGGTAAGTGGGGCTTCATCGACAAGACCGGGAAGTGGGTCATCGAGCCGCAGTTCGACGTGGCCTCGCCCTTCAGCGAAGGCCTGGCCTCGGTCGGCACGGCCGGCAACTGTGGCTTCATCGCCAACCCCCTCAGTGCCCGGGCCCCCAAGGACGAGGCCGATTCCTGGGCCAAGGCTGAGGTTGACGCGGCCATCGCCGCCGGCCTCGTCCCCCAGAGCCTGCAATCGGGGTACAAGAGCAACATCACCCGCGAGGACTTCTGCGCCCTGGCGGTCAACCTGATCGTGGTCAAGACGGGCAAGCCCATCGAGACCATCCTGGCCGAGAAGTCCCTGGTCATCAACAGAGGGGTCTTCACCGACACTCAGAACGACACCGTCCTGGCGGCCAACGTCCTCGGGATCGTCGGCGGCAAGGGCTACGGGCGCTTCGACCCGCAGGGCTCGATCACCCGTCAGGAGGCGGCGGTGATGCTCACCCGGACGGCCAAAGTGTTGGGCTACTCCCCATCCGGCCAGGAGGTCGCCTTCAGCGACGCCTCCAGTATCCAGTCCTGGGCCAAGGATGCCGTCTCCTTCATCTCCGCGGCAATGGACGTCAAAAGCAACCGGGCGGTCATGGGCGGCACGGGGAACAACGCCTTCTCTCCGAATGGGACCTACACCCGTCAGCAGGCCTTCACGACGATGATCCGGCTGTCCAACGCGATGGGGCAGTAGTCCCGCCATCAGCCTGCCTCAGGCGTGGTAGGCGTCAATCAGCGTACGACAACGAAGCCCTTGAGAGCGGTCGATACCGCTCCCGAGGGCTTTGTCATCCCCAGTAGCAGCCCGGTGGTCATGACCCATCGCCGGGAGAAACCGCGGAGGGTCTAACGACAAAAAGACTGGATCCGTCGGCCGACCACCCGATCAGCCTGCCGGGGCCGCGGTCGGTGAGGGTCTCAGTGGTCAGGTCGTAGAGCATGACCCTGGCTTCTTCATCCGGCTGGGCGCCGGAGATGACCTGGAAAGCCAGGAACGCGCCGTTGGGGGAGAACCTCATGGCCGACGAGAAAGGACGGGACGACCCGAGGTACTGGCGGCCGCTCGGGAGGCGTACCGAGCGAGTCGAGCCGGCCGCCAGGGCGACGATGACGACGCGGTCCGAGACGACGCCCGCAGCCGTTCTCCCATCGGCCGAGATGGCCAACTCCTTCTGGAACCCGGCGATCGGCACGGCGACGGGGATGTCGGCGGGCGGGGCGATGGTCGTCTTGGCCCCCGTCTCCAGGTCGACCACGGCCAACGGGTGGTTGGCGACGGACAGGTCGTTGAAGATGAGGGTCTTCCCGTCGCGGTCGATGGCCATGCCCACGGGGGGCCCGTAGAAATCGGACATGGCGGGGATTTGAGCGACGGCCTTGAAGGAGCTGTCGCGACCGGTGGGGGATTTCGGGTGGAAGACCCACAGGTCCACCGTGACCCGGTGGCCGCCGTCGCGGGAGGACTGATCCGGGCTCCGGATCAGGTAGGCGGTGGTCCAGCCGTCGCCGGAAACAGCCAGCCCATCGAAGATGAATTCGCCGCCGACACCGGCCTTCATGCAGGTGTCCGGGTCATCCCACGCGTCGGCGGTGGAGACGGTCACCTCGCGGACGGAGGCCGCCCAGATCCGGCCGGCATCCGCTAACCCGATGTCCTGCACCCCGCCGCTCTTGTGGTGAAGGTCCTCCGCCCGGCCGTCGGGGGTCAACAACTTCGGGACGTACCACGGCGGCGCGTCCCCTGAGTCCCCGATGGCCGTGTCGTTCAGACTTTCGAGGGCCAAGAACCGCCGGCCATCCTGGTCGACGTCGATCACCGGAAGCCCGGGGTTCAGGGTGAGGATCGGCTTCTCGGCGCCGCCGCCCGGCCCCTCCCCGCCTCCGGTCACCCCATCCACCGGGCCCGCCGCCGGGACCCGGAACACCGCGACCGGCGCCCTGACCGTGACCCACAGGTCCCCGTCATAGGACACGGCGACCCCTTCTTTATCGAGGGCACCGTTCGGAGAGATCAGGTAGTGCCGGCCGACCGCCCGGAGCTTGCCCGCCCCCGGGCCGGCGTCCATTTCCAGGCTGACCTCGACCGTCTTGCCGCCCTTCCACTTGTAGACCGGGCTGGGCGGCGAGACCGGAACATCCGGCGGGTACGCGGAGGCACTTGCCGTCAGGGCCCTGGCGACCGTCGCCTCGACCGAGGCCCGGTCCATCGCCTTACTGAAGTCGATCCTGAAGGTGTGGAGCCCGGCGGCCAGGTCATAGCCCCCGCGCGGGCCGGTGTAGGGAACGGCAACGTTCTCGTTTCCGACTTCGACGATGGTGAAGGTGCTGACGGTCTTCCGCCGTTCGATGGTCAGGGTGAAGTCCCGTGAGAGAGCGGTAGCGGTCGGCCCGCCCAGGGGAGCGCCTTGCTTGAGGGTGAAGCCGATCCTGGGGACCTCGTGGTCCGGCCAGAGGATGTCGATGACGAATTCCTTTTCCCACTCGGCCGTGTTGAAACGGACCTCCCCGGGCTCGAGGACCAGGAAGGGTTTGACCCCCTCGAGGGTCGTCCCCTTGGGCAGGCGGAGTTTGACGGTCACCTCGCCGGTGCCGACGGCGACCTGTTGGCCGGGGGAAACCGGCATCCGCAGGACTTCCGCGGCGCGCCTGACCTCCCAGACCTCCGCCGTGACGCCCGGGATGGGCTCCGCCTTGGCCGCGCCGGGCGAGACGGGGCTCGGGCCGGCCCCGCCCCCTCGGCACCCTCCGAGCAGGGCGAGGGCCAGAAGAATGGCAAGGGCGAGGGTGGCCCTAGGCTTCACTGTGTTACCTCCCCGATGGGCTTCCCTACCGAGTAAGACGTCGGAAACCTGGGAGTGGTTCCCTTGGCGCGGGGGCCTTGGAATGAACCATTTTGGGTCGGGGAACCCGCCGCCGAGGGAAGGGTCACCCTGTAAGTCAAGGATCGGCGCGCGGAAAACCCCTCCGTCCATCCGGACGGAGGGGTTCAAAGCAGCATTACTCAGTCAGCCCCGCTGGTCACGTTCCCTGGCCGCCTCTCTCGCGGCGTAGGCCAGCATCCCCTGGAGTTCCTGGACGGCGGGATAGACCCAGGGAGCGTTGGCCGGGGAGCCGTAGAAAACGAAATCGGCTCCCCAGGCCAGTGGAAGGCTGAAGGCGGCCGCGGTTACCGCCGCCAAGACCTTCGGTGGCGGACGGCGATCGCGGATCCACAGGTAGACGGCGTTGCACGGGGCGCAGCCGACCCTGACCCGGAACATCTCCCTGGCCCTGGCCAGGGTCAGGGCCGACCAACCGATGCTGGGCAGGTCGAGTACCCCGGCATCGACCCAGACATCATCGACGCCGCGGCTCTGCAGCCGGGCAATGAGTCCGCCCTGGGAGTCGTCCGCCCCTCCCGTGAGGAGCTTCAATCGCTCGGAAGGCCGAATGACGGTGCTGCCCAGGGCCAGCACCACCGCCCGCCTGAGGCCGCTGTCCTGGACGACGTCCAGTTCCTCCCGGCT is a genomic window of Bacillota bacterium containing:
- a CDS encoding WG repeat-containing protein encodes the protein MRAAAGKVIAALCAVLLLSVALPSLAPVSAAGVQPTWVLGPTREWGYGGPGSLSEGLALVEKNGKYGFIDKTGKLVIGYQFNDAYGFSDGLAAVQVKDKWGFINKTGQYVITPRFPAVSSGFSEGFAIVYDDTGDHKFIDKTGAIVLPQLYNILGSFHEGLAAISNADYQTGFVDTTGAYVISPRFDSIGRGGFADGLAPVKVSVSMFGKMFGYTDKTGTLAFPAKFATAYSFSDGLARVLDDLIGGHWGFIDKTGEYVIPAQFEEVDAFSEGLAPVRLPDGKWGFIDKTGKWVIEPQFDVASPFSEGLASVGTAGNCGFIANPLSARAPKDEADSWAKAEVDAAIAAGLVPQSLQSGYKSNITREDFCALAVNLIVVKTGKPIETILAEKSLVINRGVFTDTQNDTVLAANVLGIVGGKGYGRFDPQGSITRQEAAVMLTRTAKVLGYSPSGQEVAFSDASSIQSWAKDAVSFISAAMDVKSNRAVMGGTGNNAFSPNGTYTRQQAFTTMIRLSNAMGQ
- a CDS encoding tetrahydromethanopterin S-methyltransferase subunit H translates to MTMGAMIKATEVPSGPPTMVGSLFFRGQKLVWDNDKGLFDARAARALLRREEDVAKACGLPRVIDVIGDTAEALRRHLEFVAENCDDLMMLDSADRSARIQVVRQLKGSPLADRLIYNSIDERVSREELDVVQDSGLRRAVVLALGSTVIRPSERLKLLTGGADDSQGGLIARLQSRGVDDVWVDAGVLDLPSIGWSALTLARAREMFRVRVGCAPCNAVYLWIRDRRPPPKVLAAVTAAAFSLPLAWGADFVFYGSPANAPWVYPAVQELQGMLAYAAREAARERDQRG